The Fontisubflavum oceani genomic interval GCTGTGTTGCTGGCTCAGGGCGTGGCCATCACTGATCTTGACGGGCCGCTGCTTCTGGCCGAAGACCGGGACACCCCGTTGAATTTTGACGCCTCCGGCGTTCACCCTGCCCTACCCGATCTTTGGGGCTGAAAGGATCAGACCGATGACTCGCATCGTTTATGTGAATGGCGATTATCTGCCGGAAACCGAGGCCAAAATCTCGATCTTCGACCGCGGCTTCTTGTTTGCCGATGGGGTTTATGAAGTGACCTCGGTCCTGGATGGCAAGCTGATTGATTTCGCAGGCCATGCTACGCGGCTCGAGCGGTCGCTCAATGAGCTTGAGATGCAGACGCCGGTGACGATGGACGCGCTTCTGGAGATTCACCGCGAATTGGTCGCGCGGAACGAGATCACTGACGGGCTTGTCTATCTGCAGATCACTCGCGGTGCAGCGGCGGATCGGGACTTTGCGTATCCGGCCGAGGATACCCCTTCGACGATTGTGCTGTTCACCCAGAACAAACCTGGCCTCGCGGAAAGCCCGGCGGCGAAGACGGGGATCAAGGTGATCTCGATCGAAGACCAACGGTGGGGGCGCCGCGATATCAAAACCGTGCAACTGCTCTACCCGTCGATGGGCAAAATGATGGCCAAGGCGGCGGGGGCGGATGATGCCTGGATGGTTGAGGATGGCGCAGTGACCGAGGGCACCTCCAACAATGCGTATATCGTCAAGGGCAACACCATCATTACCCGGCATCTGGGCAATGAGATTTTGCATGGAATCACACGCGCAGCGGTTTTGCGCTTTGCGCGAGAAGCACAGATGAAGGTCGAGGAACGCGCCTTTACCATGGATGAAGCGAAAGCCGCGGACGAAGCCTTTGTGACCTCGGCCTCGACTTTCGTTATGCCGGTTGTTGAGATCGACGGGCAAGCTGTTGGCACCGGCGTGCCAGGGAATGTGGCCTCCCGGCTCCGCGAGATTTATCTCGACGAAAGCCGGAAAGCCGCGATCTGACCTGTCTTATGGAACGGTCGTGATCATCAAGTTTGCGTTGATTGTATCGGCGGTTGTCAGCCCTGTCAGGCGTGCGACAACGACGCTCACACCGTCCGGCGTGTTCAGTAATACCTCCAATTCGCCAGCTCCATCCTGATAGCTGAGATTTGAGGGGCCCATCGCATTGATTGAGCTTGGCAAGACCGCGTCGATGATGAGCTCGTCTCCCAGGGTCTCATAGTCGGTGATCGTGACATCACTGGTGCCATCGACATGAGCGACGCGGAAATCATCCTCACCTGCGCCGCCAGTCAGCACATCGCCATTGTCGGCAACGAGGGTGTCATCGCCTTCACCGCCACTCAGCGAGTCTGAGGTCGTGGTCAAGCTACCGGCATCGTCCCGTGCGTCCAGGATATCATTGCCGTCGCCACCGAAGAGTGTGTCATTCCCAAAGAAATCGAAGACCAAATCACCCCCTTCACCACCTCGCAGCAGATCATTGCCGAATCCACCATCTATTGTGTCATTGCCGATGCCGCCATTGAGACTGTCGTCGCCGGTACCCGCAAATAGGTCATCATTACCGTCGCCGCCGCTGAGTATGTCATTCCCGGAAGAACCGAACAGGCGGTCGTCGCCGTCATTCCCCGAAAGAGAATCGTTGCCCTCTTCCCCAAAGAGACCGTCGTTCCCGGCACCGCCAACCAACGTATCCGCGCCGAGATCTCCGGCCAGTTGGTCGTCACCTAGCCCGCCGCGGATGCTGTCATTGCCGCGCTCGCCATTCAGGTAGTCGTCACCCTCGCCGCCAAACAACGCATCATTGCCAAAGGCGCCATCAATGGTGTCGTTTCCATCCCCTCCATGGAGTGAATCTGCTTCGCCCGAGCCGGTGATAATGTCGTCACCTTCGAGCCCAAAAACTGTGTTCTGATCCAAGGTGGCTTGCAAAAGATCGTCCTCGGGCGTGCCAAGAACGGTCCCGTCTGCGACGGGCGGTTCCTCGACGGTCGGGTCTTCCGCACCGTCATTCGACGAATCATCGTCATCATTTATCAGTGCGGTAAGTGCGACCCCTCCCAGAAGGAGAGCAAGAATTGAAACTCCACTAAGCATTTTTAAGCCCCCAAGGTGTTAATACTCCAAGCCAATATGAAGGAGCTCTATGCTATTGAAAACTGGACAAATTGATCGGATTTCTCCTATTAATCAACTGTTTCGAGGACAATAATATCGCGCGGCGCGGACCGTCCAAGAACTCGAAACGATCGCCGCGTCTTTTTTCAATTCTCTTTCAAAAGAGACGAATCATACGCGACCAATTCAACCGTATTGCCTTCAGGATCTTCTGTGAAAATCCCGCGCCAGCCGATCCACTCAAAATACTCGACCCGATAGGGCAGGCCTTGCTCGTCATACCAGGCCATGACGGCCTCCTGCTCAGCATAGGGCAGGCTGAGCGCGATATGGTGGAGAGAAGAACGCGCGCCGGTTTCTGGTGCCTCGGGACCGGCAGGGTGGAGGCCCGGGCGTGCATTATAGCCTTTGTCGAATAGGGCAAGGACCGAGGTGTGGCCGCCAAACCCTTCGGCGATGCGAAAAAACACGATGCCGGATGTGGCATTGCCTGTCATGCGTTCAAGCCCGAGCGTCTCTTCATAGAACGCGACCATCGGCCCCAAGTCGTTGCAGCGAATGGCGATCTCGCCGAGCGCGCGGATTTTGAAGTTCCGGCTCATCTGAGACGGTCCAAGATCCGAAGCGATGCGTAACCATCCGGTGTCTGGCCGATGGAGGCTTGATAACGGCGCACCGCATCGATGGTTTCTGGGCCGACAATCCCATCGATCCCATTGGTCGAGAAACCGGCCCGGGTCAGGCGACGTTGAAGTTCTTCGCGTTCGTCTCGCGTCAGGGCGCGATCTCCGCGCGGCCAGGTTCCGCGGAAACTGGTGCCGCCGGTGATCCGATCCGAGAGGTGACCAACGGCGATCACATAGGCATCGGCAGGATTGTAGCGTTCGATCACGTGGAAATTGTCGAAAATCACCAAAGCCACGCCTTGCGATCCGGCGGGCAAGAGGATCGAAGATCGGCCATGGTTGGGGATACGGCTGCCGTCGGTGAGGCGAACCCCCATGGAGTTCCAATGGCTTACATTGCGTTTGATGCGTTCGCCGGTTTGCGCATAGTCGAAACCGGTCGGCAGCATCACTTCCATGCCCCAAGGCTGACCATAGGTCCAACCAAAGCTGCGCAGGTAGTTGGCGGTGGAGGCCAGCGCATCGGCGGGATTGTCAGACCAAATATCACGGCGACCGTCGCCGGTGATGTCGACGGCGTGTTGCAGATAGCTGTTGGGCATGAACTGGGTATGGCCCATCGCACCGGCCCAAGAGCCGGTCATCTGGTCGGGTTGCACTTCGCCGGATTGCAGAATGCGGAGCGCGTCGAGCAGTTGCGCCTCGAAAAATCCTGCCGCCGGCCCTCATAGGCTAGCGTGGCCATCGCTTCTATGATGTTGATATCACCGCGAATATTGCCATAGGCGCTCTCCAACCCCCAGATCGCGGCGACCACTTCGGCCTCGACGCGATAGGTCTGTTCCACCTGCTGTAAGACACGTTGATGGGTGCTGACTGCACTCCGACCATTGCGAACCCGCGTGTCAGAGACAGCGGTGTCGAGATAGTCCCACAGCGTGCGGTTGAATTCGGATTGGTTGCGGTCCCGGTTGATGACGGTTTCGTTCAACTGCACACCGCGAAAGGCGCGGTCGAGGGTGTTTTGCGAGATGCCTGCTGCGCGCGCTCGGGTCTGAAACCTTTGAATCCATTGGCGAAAACTGGCGTCGTTTGCGCTCGATTGGGTCAGTGACACGGTCTGGGCTGGAGGGGTGACGCCGCGCGCAATCGGGCGGAGTGAACTGCGGATCGCCAGGTCGGTTTGCTGCGTCGAGACGGTGACCGATGGCACTGGGCGCGGTAGAGGTCGAAGCGATGCATCCGGTGGCAAGGCCAGGGAAGCCGTTGAAAATAAGCCGAAAAATATGCCGAAACCGGCCAGAACGCCCCGCATGGTTTTACCTGTTTTATCGCTGCTCTGCTCAGATCGGACTATAGCGTGAATAGAGCGACGTAAGAAGCAGAATGCGGATGATGGGCGGGGTGTTGCCGGGCGCGATAGGTTACAAAAAATCCAGGTTTCCCGAAAAACCCAAATGTATCAGGCGGTTTCGTAAGAATTCGTTAACCTTTTCAGCGCCGCTTGCGCAGAGCTTTCTTTTTGCCCTTCGCGGCTTTGGCCCGGGCCTGCCCAGCCTTCCGTCTCGGCGCTTTGCCGCGCCGGGTGCGGGTGGCGCTGTGGCGGATGGTTTCGCCATCGATGGAGACCAGTTCCAGCGTCAGACCGCCGGTCACCGGCACCGCTTCTGCGAGTTTCACCGTCACCTCCTGCCCGATCCCGATGACCAGGCCGGTATCGGCGCCCATCAACGTCTGCGCCTCGGCATCATGGTGGAAGTATTCCCGGCCCAACGCCCGCATCGGCAAAAGGCCATCTGCGCCGGTTTCGTCGAGCTTCACGAACGCGCCAAACCGGGCGATGCCGGAAATCCGTCCGGTGAACTCGGCCCCGATGCGGTCCGACAGATAGGCGGCGAGGTAGCGGTCGGTTGTGTCGCGCTCGGCCATCATCGAGCGGCGCTCGGTGTCGGAGATGTGTTTCGCGGTTGCGTCTAGATGCTCGATCTCTTCGGGGAGAGCCCGTCACGCCCCCAACCATGTGAGGAGACCAAAGCGCGATGGACGATCAAATCGGCATAGCGCCGGATCGGCGAGGTGAAATGGGCATAGGCCTTTAACGCCAGGCCGAAATGGCCGAAATTCTCTGGGTTGTAATAGGCCTGCTGCATCGAACGCAGGGTGGAGATGCTGATCAGCTCGCTGAAATCGGTGTCATGGGCGGCGTTCAGAAGCGTGTTCAGATGCCGGGTCTGCAGCACCTGACCCTTGGCGAGGTTGAAGCCGCTGGCCTGTGCCGTCTCACGCAAGGATTCCAGCTTTTGCGGGTCCGGCTCCTCATGCACCCGGAACAGGAGCGGGGTGCGCTTGGCGATCAGCGTCTCGGCGGCGGCGACATTTGCCAGGACCATGAATTCTTCGATCAATTTATGAGCGTCGAGCCTGTCTCTGAACGCGACGGAGGTCACTGTGCCGTCCTCAGCCAGGGCGATCCTGCGCTCGGGCAGGTCCAGCTCCAAAGGCTGGCGCGCGGCGCGGGCGCGTTTCAGCGCGGCATAGGCGGCGTAGAGCGGGGCGATCACCGGGTCGAGCAGCGGTTGGCATTTGTCGTTGGGGGTGCCGTCTTGCGCCTCTTGCACCTCTTGGTAATTCAGCGAGGCGGCGGAACGCATGAGGCCCCGATGAAAACTATGGTCGCGCTTGTTACCTTCGGCGTCGATCACCATGCGGACGGCAAGGCAGGCGCGCGGCACGCCTTCATGCAGCGAGCACAGATCACCGGAAAGCCGGTCGGGCAACATCGGTACGACTCGGTCGGGGAAATAGCTGGAATTGCCGCGTTTCTTTGCCTCGCGGTCAAGCGCGGTTCCAGGGCGGACGTAATGCGCCACATCGGCAATCGCGACCCAGATCACATGCCCGCCCTTGTTTTTCGGGTCGTCATCGGCATGCGCATAGCAGGCGTCGTCATGATCGCGGGCATCGGCCGGGTCGATCGTGACCAGGGGCATATCGCGCAGGTCATCGCGCCCCGACAGGCCGGCGGGTTTGGCCGCATCGGCCTCGGCGATCACCGCATCGGGGAAGCTGTCGGGGATGCCATGTTCATGGATCGCGATGAGCGAGACGGATTTCGGCGCGCCGGGGTCACCCAAACGGTCGGTGACCCGCGCGCGGGGCAGGCCCATCCGGTGTTTCGGGCCAGCCTGTTCTGCCTCGACCAGCTCACCATCTTTGGCGCCATGGGTGGCGTCGGAGGCGACGGACCATTCTTTGTCATTGCCCTTGGCGATGGGCAGAATGCGCCCGCCCTCGGCGGTTTTGCGAAAGACGCCGAGAATTTTGCGCGGGTTGGTGCCGATCCGGCGGATCAGACGGGCGACATATTGGTGATCTTCGCCGGTCACTTCTTGCAGGCGGGCGAGGATACGGTCACCGCCGCCAAGCGCGGGATCGGTGGCGCGGGCGGAGAAGAGGATACGTGGCTCGGGCCCCTCGCCGTGCCATTCGAGCGGTTTGGCGAAGAGATCGCCCAGGTCATCGGGTGGCAGCACCTGCAACACCGAGACAGGCGGTAACTTGTCAGGGTCGCGATAAGTTTTGCGGCGCTTTTCCAGGTGCCCCTCTTCCTCCAGCTCCCGGAGCAGCTTTTTCAAGTCGATCCGCGCCGCGCCTTTGATGTGAAAGGCTTTGGCGATGTCGCGTTTGGAGGTCTGACTGGGGTGGTCAGCGATCCAGGCGAGGATGTCGGCTTTGGAGGGGATACGGCTCATGATCAGGAGGTAGCACGCGCAACCGGGCGCGTCATGCGCGAAGTCAGTCGCAGGCGGGATGTTCGAAGGGCAGTCTGTGTAATGTCAGGCGAAGTAATCGGTCAGCACCCGGGCATAGACACGTTTGAGATCGTGAATGTCCTGAATCCAGGCGCGTTCATCAACCTGGTGCATCCGGTGCCCGACCAGGCCGAGTTCAACAACCGGGCAGTGCGATTTGACGAACCGGGCATCCGAGGTGCCGCCGGTGGTGGAGAGGATGGGCGTTTGGCCAGTCTCTGCGGCGACGGCATGCGCCACAAGGTCCGAGAGGGGGCCCGGCGGGGTTAGGAACGGCTCGCCGGAGATCTTGACCTCCATGGTGATGGTGGTGCCGGTTTCGGCGGCGACTTTGTCGGCCTCAGATTGCAGCCAATCGGTGAGCGATGCACCGGAATGGGTATCGTTGAAGCGCAGGTTCGCGGTCATCCGGGTTTGCGCCGGGATCACATTGGACGCGGTGTTGCCGGTGTCGATTGTGGTCACCGCGCAGGTGGAGGGGTCGAAATGGTCGGTGCCCTCGTCGAGGATGTGGGTTGAGAGGCGATGGCCAAGGAGCGCGACGGCGGGCATCGGGTTCAGCGCGCGGTCGAGATAGGCGGAATGGCCCTGTTTGCCGGTGACCGTGAAAAACGCGGTCATCGAGCCACGGCGACCGATTTTGATCATGTCTCCGATGGTTTCCAGGCTGGTGGGTTCGCCGACGATGCAAGCCGCCATCGCCTCACCCTCTTCGGCCATCCAGTCGAGAATGGCGATGGTGCCATCGGTCGAGGTGCCTTCCTCATCGCCGGTGATCGCCAGGATGATTGCGCCGTCGGGGGGCGTATCTCGCACGAAATCAATCGCGGCGGCGACAAAGGCCGCGACGCCGGATTTCATATCGGTCGCGCCCCGGCCATAGAGCCAGCCATCGGCCTCTTCCGCGCCAAAGGGTGGATGGGTCCAAGCAGCCTCATCGCCGACGGGGACCACATCGGTATGACCGTTGAAACCGAGGGTCTTGGCGTGTCCCTTCCCGCCCCATCGGGCGAAGAGGTTGGGAATGCCGTTCCGATCCACGCGAATGCTGATAAATCCGGCATCGGCTAGGGCGTCCTGCAGCAAGTGCAGCGCGCCGCCTTCTTCGGGCGTGACCGAGGGGCAGCGGATCAGGTCAGCGGTCAAGCGCTGGGGGTCAATGGCGTCGGTCATGGCAGGGTCCTTGGAGGCGATTGTCGGCAGATCTAGCGATAACGGCGCGGCAAGATCGGCACAAGCAACGGCCTTTCACACTGGGTTGCAATGCTTTGCCCCATTTTTGCCCAGATTTTGTCTCAAATAGAAAAAAACGG includes:
- a CDS encoding calcium-binding protein; protein product: MLSGVSILALLLGGVALTALINDDDDSSNDGAEDPTVEEPPVADGTVLGTPEDDLLQATLDQNTVFGLEGDDIITGSGEADSLHGGDGNDTIDGAFGNDALFGGEGDDYLNGERGNDSIRGGLGDDQLAGDLGADTLVGGAGNDGLFGEEGNDSLSGNDGDDRLFGSSGNDILSGGDGNDDLFAGTGDDSLNGGIGNDTIDGGFGNDLLRGGEGGDLVFDFFGNDTLFGGDGNDILDARDDAGSLTTTSDSLSGGEGDDTLVADNGDVLTGGAGEDDFRVAHVDGTSDVTITDYETLGDELIIDAVLPSSINAMGPSNLSYQDGAGELEVLLNTPDGVSVVVARLTGLTTADTINANLMITTVP
- the dapE gene encoding succinyl-diaminopimelate desuccinylase, coding for MTDAIDPQRLTADLIRCPSVTPEEGGALHLLQDALADAGFISIRVDRNGIPNLFARWGGKGHAKTLGFNGHTDVVPVGDEAAWTHPPFGAEEADGWLYGRGATDMKSGVAAFVAAAIDFVRDTPPDGAIILAITGDEEGTSTDGTIAILDWMAEEGEAMAACIVGEPTSLETIGDMIKIGRRGSMTAFFTVTGKQGHSAYLDRALNPMPAVALLGHRLSTHILDEGTDHFDPSTCAVTTIDTGNTASNVIPAQTRMTANLRFNDTHSGASLTDWLQSEADKVAAETGTTITMEVKISGEPFLTPPGPLSDLVAHAVAAETGQTPILSTTGGTSDARFVKSHCPVVELGLVGHRMHQVDERAWIQDIHDLKRVYARVLTDYFA
- a CDS encoding peptidoglycan-binding domain-containing protein, encoding MIFDNFHVIERYNPADAYVIAVGHLSDRITGGTSFRGTWPRGDRALTRDEREELQRRLTRAGFSTNGIDGIVGPETIDAVRRYQASIGQTPDGYASLRILDRLR
- a CDS encoding VOC family protein; its protein translation is MSRNFKIRALGEIAIRCNDLGPMVAFYEETLGLERMTGNATSGIVFFRIAEGFGGHTSVLALFDKGYNARPGLHPAGPEAPETGARSSLHHIALSLPYAEQEAVMAWYDEQGLPYRVEYFEWIGWRGIFTEDPEGNTVELVAYDSSLLKEN
- a CDS encoding D-amino-acid transaminase; the protein is MTRIVYVNGDYLPETEAKISIFDRGFLFADGVYEVTSVLDGKLIDFAGHATRLERSLNELEMQTPVTMDALLEIHRELVARNEITDGLVYLQITRGAAADRDFAYPAEDTPSTIVLFTQNKPGLAESPAAKTGIKVISIEDQRWGRRDIKTVQLLYPSMGKMMAKAAGADDAWMVEDGAVTEGTSNNAYIVKGNTIITRHLGNEILHGITRAAVLRFAREAQMKVEERAFTMDEAKAADEAFVTSASTFVMPVVEIDGQAVGTGVPGNVASRLREIYLDESRKAAI